A portion of the Natronococcus sp. AD-5 genome contains these proteins:
- a CDS encoding NAD(P)/FAD-dependent oxidoreductase: protein MTRVSEDYHSEVAIIGGGVAGRSAGIFTARHGLETVVLSAGSLLLRRNAHLENYPGFPAGVNSRLLLDLMRDQAERFGCKFHDAEVTRLEPIENGFSIETASGDSRSAEYVIAATKNATGYVDGIDGVTIVERGEEFVETDDRGRTGVDGLYAAGRLAAKPHQTIIAAGHGAEVAVTLLEEHGGGFFHDWVAPEGYFTGRGIDVPPGVEEIDEEERRRRERESMKTMREYFAETHPDEPERHPNVR from the coding sequence GTGACGCGGGTGTCCGAAGACTATCACTCCGAAGTGGCGATCATCGGCGGCGGAGTAGCCGGGCGCTCGGCGGGGATCTTCACCGCTCGGCACGGCCTCGAGACGGTCGTGCTCTCCGCCGGAAGCCTGCTCCTTCGACGAAACGCGCACCTGGAAAACTATCCTGGATTCCCCGCGGGGGTGAACTCGCGGCTCCTCCTGGATCTGATGCGGGACCAAGCCGAGCGCTTCGGTTGCAAATTTCACGATGCGGAAGTTACGCGGCTCGAACCGATCGAGAACGGCTTTTCGATCGAAACGGCCTCCGGCGACAGCCGCTCGGCGGAGTACGTGATCGCCGCCACGAAGAACGCGACCGGCTACGTAGACGGCATCGACGGCGTCACGATCGTCGAGCGAGGCGAGGAGTTCGTCGAAACCGACGACCGGGGTCGGACGGGCGTCGACGGGCTGTACGCGGCGGGACGTCTCGCAGCGAAGCCCCATCAGACGATCATCGCCGCCGGCCACGGCGCCGAAGTCGCCGTGACGCTGCTCGAAGAGCACGGCGGCGGATTTTTCCACGATTGGGTCGCCCCGGAAGGCTACTTTACCGGTCGCGGCATCGACGTTCCGCCGGGCGTCGAAGAGATCGACGAGGAGGAACGTCGGAGACGAGAGCGGGAGTCGATGAAAACCATGCGCGAATACTTCGCGGAGACGCATCCCGACGAGCCCGAACGACACCCGAACGTTCGGTGA
- a CDS encoding GNAT family N-acetyltransferase: MALRDTLEFGHADRKQIYEYVERHGAVDPDEAQDRLGIDPGGFRHHVAILKRDGRLEEKDGTLRVTIDAGAKEEYRSADLEFHIRPARQEDLSGIIGAIRQVAEERTYIEAESVADEIDHEETLLRHNELESRMFFVATVDGEVVGWVHLHAPELEKLSHTAELTVGVLEGYRGHGIGSHLLSRGLEWAASNGYEKVYQSVPSTNEDAIEFLEEHDWETEAVRENHYKLNGHYVDEVMMAVEL; the protein is encoded by the coding sequence ATGGCCCTTCGTGATACCCTCGAGTTCGGACACGCGGACCGCAAGCAAATCTACGAGTACGTGGAACGACACGGGGCGGTCGATCCCGACGAAGCGCAGGACCGCCTCGGTATCGACCCCGGCGGATTCCGCCACCACGTCGCGATCCTGAAGCGGGACGGCCGTCTCGAGGAGAAAGACGGCACGCTTCGGGTGACGATCGACGCGGGGGCCAAAGAGGAGTACCGCTCGGCGGACCTCGAGTTCCACATCCGACCGGCGAGACAGGAGGACCTCTCGGGCATCATCGGCGCCATCCGACAGGTTGCCGAGGAGCGGACGTACATCGAGGCCGAGAGCGTCGCCGACGAGATCGATCACGAGGAGACGCTGCTGCGCCACAACGAACTCGAGTCGCGGATGTTCTTCGTCGCGACCGTCGACGGCGAGGTCGTCGGCTGGGTCCACCTCCACGCGCCGGAACTCGAGAAGCTCTCCCACACCGCCGAACTCACCGTCGGCGTCCTCGAGGGCTACCGCGGACACGGCATCGGGTCGCACCTCCTCTCGCGGGGCCTCGAGTGGGCCGCCTCGAACGGCTACGAGAAGGTCTACCAGAGCGTCCCGTCGACCAACGAGGACGCGATCGAATTCCTCGAGGAGCACGACTGGGAGACCGAGGCGGTCCGGGAGAACCACTACAAGCTCAACGGTCACTACGTCGACGAAGTGATGATGGCCGTCGAACTCTGA
- a CDS encoding ester cyclase: MPLEEMTPSEENKELVKRASFEPYTEGNVDAIDELVSERYVLHDPTSPEEIRGREGLKEHIESLRNAFPDLSATIEHAVAEDDLVTVHFTTSGTHEGPVPDLDLEPTGETFEISGMELDRIEGGKLVETWLVYDTLEFARQLGAIPEMDVAAET, translated from the coding sequence ATGCCGCTCGAAGAAATGACACCGTCCGAGGAGAACAAAGAACTCGTCAAGCGCGCTTCGTTCGAACCGTACACCGAGGGGAACGTGGACGCCATCGACGAACTCGTGAGCGAGAGGTACGTGCTTCACGACCCCACGAGTCCCGAGGAGATCCGCGGCCGCGAGGGGCTCAAGGAGCACATCGAATCGCTCCGGAACGCATTCCCGGACCTCTCCGCCACGATCGAACACGCGGTCGCCGAAGACGATCTCGTCACGGTCCACTTCACGACCAGCGGGACCCATGAGGGTCCGGTGCCCGATCTCGACCTCGAGCCGACCGGCGAAACGTTCGAAATTTCCGGAATGGAACTCGACCGGATCGAGGGCGGCAAACTGGTCGAAACCTGGCTCGTCTACGATACGCTCGAGTTCGCTCGCCAACTGGGTGCGATCCCCGAAATGGACGTTGCTGCTGAGACGTAG
- a CDS encoding TIGR04024 family LLM class F420-dependent oxidoreductase, with product MNAELDLLVRLGDYERPQDVADRAVRAEELGFDRISMGETTGWNIVPPLTLVADRTDELGISNDVISPFGRSPALLAQTALTLHDASDGRFRLGLGPSSPAITERWHGEAFDRPLRRTREAIEIVRAVYEEGSPAYEGEIFDVAGLNYERELPERPPPIDLGTLGPKATEMAGRFGDGWAPQLFTKGGLEERLEDLERGADLAGGDLSELRVSPIVRGIASADRERARDLARGTIAFMLGAYGPYYGDSVADQGYPDVIADVRAAWEDRDTDAMAARLPDEVLDQLAPAGTPEEVREWVAEYAAIDGVDAVRVGFVDGMTDEDKETTMEAVADLV from the coding sequence GTGAACGCGGAACTGGACCTGCTGGTGCGACTCGGCGACTACGAGCGGCCGCAGGACGTCGCCGACCGCGCCGTCCGTGCGGAGGAGCTCGGCTTCGACCGCATCTCGATGGGCGAGACGACGGGCTGGAACATCGTCCCGCCGCTGACGCTCGTCGCCGACCGCACGGACGAACTCGGCATCTCGAACGACGTCATCTCGCCGTTCGGCCGGTCGCCGGCGCTGCTCGCCCAGACGGCGCTGACGCTGCACGACGCTTCGGACGGCCGGTTCCGGCTCGGGCTCGGCCCGAGTTCGCCCGCGATCACCGAGCGCTGGCACGGCGAGGCGTTCGACCGCCCGCTCCGTCGCACGCGGGAGGCGATCGAGATCGTTCGAGCGGTCTACGAGGAGGGCTCCCCCGCTTACGAAGGTGAAATATTCGACGTCGCCGGGCTCAACTACGAACGGGAGCTCCCCGAGCGCCCGCCGCCGATCGACCTCGGGACGCTCGGACCCAAAGCGACGGAGATGGCGGGTCGGTTCGGCGACGGCTGGGCGCCCCAGTTGTTCACGAAAGGCGGCCTCGAGGAGCGACTCGAGGACCTCGAGCGCGGCGCCGACCTCGCGGGCGGGGATCTCTCGGAGCTGCGCGTGAGTCCGATCGTCCGCGGAATCGCGTCGGCGGACCGCGAGCGGGCGCGCGACCTCGCCCGCGGGACCATCGCGTTCATGCTCGGCGCCTACGGCCCGTACTACGGCGACTCCGTCGCCGACCAGGGTTACCCCGACGTCATCGCCGACGTCCGGGCCGCGTGGGAGGATCGGGATACCGACGCCATGGCCGCGCGGCTCCCCGACGAGGTGCTGGACCAACTGGCCCCCGCGGGCACGCCCGAGGAGGTTCGCGAGTGGGTCGCGGAGTACGCCGCGATCGACGGCGTCGACGCCGTCCGCGTCGGTTTCGTCGACGGCATGACCGACGAGGACAAGGAGACGACGATGGAAGCCGTCGCCGACCTAGTGTAG
- a CDS encoding thiamine pyrophosphate-binding protein yields the protein MPDSYTGADLFTDALESYGVDYVFGNPGTTELPIMDAISDSDLEYVLGLHEDVAVGMASGYAQTRRYHAHHDESITPVGVANLHIAPGLAHGLGNLYAAKVAGAPVVVTAGNHSTDFRHEEPILSGDLVDMAEEFCKWSDEVLDVEALPTMLRRAFRVAMTPPTGPVFLALPLDVTLAETDAEPERLGPIPNAGTGDPANLERAADLLVEAENPVMIVGDHVARSGVDAVTAAVELAEATGTRVHGEIMACEIDYPTDHDQWVSYIPPDEDLASMLMDTDTLLFAGCSTHTTLTRHEEALVDPETTCIHVGPDPWQLGKNQPADAAVVGDPGLALQELTERVQGRLSDDDVAARLENVGAIKEMVEAKIAAMGEDEAADDPRASKAQLVDAMERVAGDAYVVDEGVTSKYAMLTRWEFAPEQYISNKGGGLGYGLSASIGAALAESQRAEPRDVIGFIGDGSYLYYPNAVYSAARYDLDLTVVIPDNRNYRILKDNTLKIMGGEEDDYEFVGMDFEPPVDIPANAESHGARGELVETPDEIEGALEEALARDGPDVLDVLVHD from the coding sequence ATGCCGGACAGCTACACTGGTGCCGACCTCTTTACCGACGCTCTCGAGTCCTACGGCGTCGACTACGTCTTCGGCAACCCGGGAACGACGGAGCTACCGATCATGGACGCGATCAGCGACAGCGACCTCGAGTACGTCCTCGGGCTCCACGAGGACGTCGCGGTCGGGATGGCGTCGGGCTACGCCCAGACCCGGCGGTACCACGCCCACCACGACGAGTCGATCACCCCGGTCGGCGTCGCGAACCTCCACATCGCCCCCGGCCTGGCCCACGGCCTCGGTAACCTCTACGCCGCCAAGGTCGCCGGCGCGCCGGTGGTCGTCACCGCGGGGAACCACAGCACCGACTTCCGCCACGAGGAGCCGATCCTGTCGGGCGACCTGGTGGATATGGCCGAGGAGTTCTGCAAGTGGTCCGACGAGGTGCTCGACGTCGAGGCGCTGCCGACGATGCTCCGGCGAGCCTTCCGGGTCGCGATGACGCCGCCGACCGGTCCCGTCTTCCTCGCCCTCCCGCTCGACGTGACCCTCGCCGAGACCGACGCCGAACCCGAGCGGCTCGGACCGATTCCCAACGCCGGAACCGGCGACCCGGCCAACCTCGAGCGGGCGGCCGACTTGCTGGTCGAGGCCGAGAACCCGGTGATGATCGTCGGCGACCACGTCGCTCGCTCGGGCGTGGACGCCGTTACCGCGGCGGTCGAACTCGCCGAGGCGACGGGGACCCGGGTCCACGGCGAGATCATGGCCTGCGAGATCGACTACCCGACCGACCACGACCAGTGGGTCTCTTACATCCCGCCGGACGAGGACCTCGCGTCGATGCTGATGGACACCGACACGCTCCTGTTCGCGGGCTGCTCGACGCACACGACGCTGACCCGCCACGAGGAGGCGCTGGTCGATCCGGAGACGACCTGCATCCACGTCGGTCCCGACCCCTGGCAGCTCGGCAAGAACCAGCCGGCCGACGCCGCGGTCGTCGGCGACCCCGGGCTCGCCCTGCAGGAACTCACCGAGCGAGTGCAGGGGCGGCTCTCGGACGACGACGTCGCGGCGCGACTCGAGAACGTCGGCGCGATAAAGGAGATGGTCGAGGCGAAGATCGCGGCGATGGGCGAGGACGAGGCGGCGGACGATCCGCGGGCCTCGAAGGCCCAGCTCGTCGACGCGATGGAACGGGTCGCCGGCGACGCCTACGTCGTCGACGAGGGAGTGACCTCGAAGTACGCGATGCTCACCCGCTGGGAGTTCGCTCCCGAGCAGTACATCTCGAACAAGGGCGGCGGACTCGGCTACGGACTCTCGGCGTCGATCGGCGCCGCCCTCGCCGAGAGTCAGCGCGCCGAGCCCCGCGACGTGATCGGCTTCATCGGCGACGGCTCCTACCTGTACTACCCGAACGCCGTCTACAGCGCGGCACGGTACGACCTCGATCTCACCGTCGTCATCCCCGACAATCGCAACTACCGAATCCTGAAGGACAACACGCTCAAAATTATGGGCGGCGAGGAAGACGACTACGAGTTCGTCGGGATGGACTTCGAGCCGCCGGTCGACATCCCCGCGAACGCCGAGAGCCACGGCGCCCGCGGCGAACTCGTCGAGACGCCCGACGAGATCGAGGGGGCGCTCGAGGAGGCGCTCGCCCGCGACGGTCCCGACGTGCTCGACGTGCTCGTTCACGACTGA
- a CDS encoding type II toxin-antitoxin system death-on-curing family toxin, whose protein sequence is MAASVWYPSVEDVLAIHDDIVSEYSDTHTGVQNRGDIEFALNYVENGSFGTEPETVHEKAFHLLRLLVANHPFVDANKRTALNTTVVFYFLNGYRFTYDDEIRTILKQFGTDQTTVDEAETVEYLRSHTEEIDLVGEIEQWRDDLIQYGLDELTGDSSNPND, encoded by the coding sequence ATGGCTGCTTCGGTCTGGTACCCGTCAGTCGAGGACGTTCTCGCCATCCACGACGACATCGTGTCAGAATATTCCGATACGCACACTGGCGTCCAGAACCGTGGAGATATCGAGTTTGCTCTGAACTACGTCGAGAACGGGAGTTTCGGAACGGAACCCGAGACGGTTCACGAGAAAGCGTTCCACCTCCTCCGACTGTTGGTGGCGAATCACCCGTTCGTCGATGCAAACAAACGCACCGCGCTCAACACGACGGTCGTATTCTACTTCCTCAACGGATATCGGTTCACGTACGACGACGAAATCCGGACGATACTCAAGCAGTTCGGCACCGATCAGACAACCGTCGACGAAGCGGAAACCGTCGAATACCTTCGTTCTCACACTGAAGAAATCGACCTCGTGGGCGAGATCGAACAGTGGCGTGACGATCTCATCCAGTACGGACTGGACGAACTGACCGGTGATTCGTCTAACCCGAACGATTAA
- a CDS encoding FAD-binding oxidoreductase, whose protein sequence is MTHDCSFLEELPLADDQRSFADGQRDSHAADWGAEQLGEGVRPDAVVWPETTDDVSAVLAAATERGVPVTPYAAGTGLEGNAVPAGGGISLDLTRMDGVREYRPDDFQIDVGPGIIGSDVEEHVAADGLFFPPLPSSGDISTIGGMIATDAGGMETVRYGEIADWVLGLEAVLADGTVVETGSRAIKTSSGYNLTELIVGSEGTLAVVTEATLELAGRPQQIRGGRALFETLDDATAAVSDAVRADVDVARIELVDGLSARMANAYLGTDLPDAPMVFLEFHANHGVGEEIDLCRTIFAEHDVARFEVSADDAEMDELWRARRELAYAVATYDADLEPLHPGDVTVPISSYPAIVRETRRLADEHDLLVPCFGHAGDGNLHYTVLVDRDDPVHVEQGEEVYAAVVERALEFGGTATGEHGIGQGKREYLEAEHGPGAVETMRRVKRALDPTGTLNPGKIFPEAAVEGTDRDDASLGVGE, encoded by the coding sequence ATGACGCACGACTGTTCGTTTCTTGAGGAATTGCCCCTCGCGGACGACCAGCGCTCGTTCGCCGACGGGCAGCGCGACAGCCACGCCGCTGACTGGGGGGCGGAGCAGCTAGGGGAAGGCGTCCGTCCCGACGCCGTCGTCTGGCCCGAGACCACCGACGACGTCTCGGCGGTCCTCGCGGCGGCGACCGAACGCGGGGTCCCGGTGACGCCCTACGCGGCGGGGACGGGCCTCGAGGGCAACGCCGTTCCCGCCGGCGGCGGGATCAGCCTCGATCTCACGCGGATGGACGGCGTTCGAGAGTACCGACCCGACGACTTCCAGATCGACGTCGGGCCGGGGATCATCGGCTCGGACGTCGAGGAACACGTCGCCGCCGACGGCCTCTTCTTCCCGCCGCTGCCTTCGTCGGGCGACATCTCGACGATCGGGGGCATGATCGCGACGGACGCCGGCGGGATGGAGACGGTCCGGTACGGCGAGATCGCCGACTGGGTGCTCGGCCTCGAGGCCGTCCTCGCCGACGGCACCGTCGTCGAGACGGGCTCGCGGGCGATCAAGACCTCGAGCGGCTACAACCTCACCGAGCTGATCGTCGGCAGCGAGGGCACCCTCGCCGTCGTTACCGAGGCGACTCTCGAGCTCGCGGGCCGTCCGCAGCAGATCCGCGGCGGCCGGGCGCTCTTCGAGACGCTCGACGACGCGACCGCGGCCGTCTCCGACGCCGTGCGGGCCGACGTCGACGTTGCGCGGATCGAACTCGTCGACGGGCTGAGCGCGCGGATGGCCAACGCCTACCTGGGGACCGACCTCCCCGACGCGCCGATGGTCTTCCTCGAGTTCCACGCCAATCACGGCGTCGGGGAGGAGATCGACCTCTGTCGGACGATCTTCGCGGAGCACGACGTCGCCCGCTTCGAGGTGAGCGCGGACGACGCCGAGATGGACGAGCTCTGGCGGGCCCGTCGGGAGCTGGCCTACGCCGTCGCGACGTACGACGCCGACCTCGAGCCGCTGCACCCCGGCGACGTGACGGTCCCGATCAGTTCCTATCCGGCGATCGTCCGCGAGACCAGACGTCTCGCCGACGAGCACGACCTGCTGGTCCCCTGCTTCGGCCACGCGGGCGACGGGAACCTCCACTACACCGTCCTCGTCGACCGGGACGATCCGGTCCACGTCGAGCAGGGTGAGGAGGTCTACGCCGCCGTCGTCGAGCGAGCGCTCGAGTTCGGCGGCACCGCCACCGGCGAGCACGGCATCGGCCAGGGCAAACGCGAGTACCTCGAGGCCGAACACGGCCCCGGCGCGGTCGAGACGATGCGACGGGTCAAACGCGCGCTCGACCCGACGGGGACGCTGAATCCGGGGAAGATATTTCCCGAGGCTGCGGTGGAAGGGACGGATCGCGACGACGCTTCGCTCGGAGTCGGCGAGTGA
- a CDS encoding ester cyclase: MATTEAGQNEELARRDIEEVWNEGNYDLIDDLYAEDFVHHDPAYPGEIRGPDGQKEYVRMYRTTLGGPNVTIDELISDGDIVSLRWSGHGRHEKELMGVEPTHEELELAGMTMARIEDGNVAEMWSHYDALGLLRQIGAVESPTE, translated from the coding sequence ATGGCAACGACGGAAGCCGGTCAAAACGAGGAACTCGCGAGGCGGGACATTGAGGAAGTCTGGAACGAGGGGAACTACGATCTCATCGACGACCTGTACGCCGAGGACTTCGTCCATCACGACCCCGCGTATCCCGGAGAAATTCGCGGGCCCGACGGGCAAAAGGAGTACGTGAGGATGTACAGAACGACCTTGGGCGGTCCGAACGTCACCATCGATGAACTGATTTCGGACGGTGACATCGTTTCCCTCCGCTGGTCCGGCCACGGAAGACACGAAAAAGAGCTTATGGGGGTCGAACCGACTCACGAAGAACTCGAGTTAGCGGGGATGACGATGGCGCGGATCGAAGATGGGAACGTCGCCGAGATGTGGAGTCACTACGACGCACTCGGACTTCTGAGACAAATCGGTGCGGTGGAGTCGCCCACAGAGTAA
- a CDS encoding DUF7860 family protein, which yields MGRYGDLNYAFLTKAGFLFGLGLLTLGAGGEILGHVFYGEIPTWENTLFTYAEGIGFLIGFSSIWIFGVFLPLTE from the coding sequence ATGGGACGATATGGTGATCTCAATTACGCTTTTCTAACCAAAGCAGGGTTCCTGTTCGGCCTCGGACTGCTCACCCTGGGTGCAGGTGGAGAAATACTCGGTCACGTGTTCTATGGAGAAATCCCTACATGGGAGAACACGTTGTTTACCTACGCCGAAGGTATCGGGTTTCTCATCGGCTTTTCCTCAATCTGGATCTTCGGAGTGTTTCTTCCGCTCACTGAATAG
- a CDS encoding DUF2267 domain-containing protein, whose protein sequence is MQYDDFIGEVQHRAQLDSREAALSISRATLTTLSERIDPGQAENLGSQLPEELGRFLEDVDEVERFEFDEFVDRVADREDAGEGDPADAAFHAQVVLDVLEEAITEGALEDVKDQLPSDEGYEDLFEIAESESSPA, encoded by the coding sequence ATGCAGTACGATGACTTCATCGGCGAGGTACAACACCGCGCACAGCTCGACTCCCGAGAAGCCGCACTGAGCATCTCCCGGGCGACCCTGACGACGCTTTCCGAGCGGATCGATCCGGGACAGGCGGAGAACCTGGGGTCGCAGCTCCCCGAGGAGCTCGGCCGGTTCCTCGAGGACGTCGACGAGGTCGAGCGGTTCGAGTTCGACGAGTTCGTCGACCGCGTCGCCGATCGAGAGGACGCCGGCGAGGGCGATCCCGCCGACGCCGCCTTCCACGCGCAAGTCGTCCTCGACGTCCTCGAGGAGGCGATCACCGAGGGCGCGCTCGAGGACGTGAAGGATCAGCTGCCGTCCGACGAGGGGTACGAGGACCTCTTCGAGATCGCGGAGAGCGAAAGTAGTCCGGCCTGA
- a CDS encoding UbiA family prenyltransferase has product MFLARHGAGAGATARAFWSQVHPVFMLPPLAASLFGALLAREVAPGVAAVHVVAMFAAVYTAHIKDGYVDFYVRDEDDDHPLTERGCRVGLALSTATFACCCLVLLALVDWTAVALTVPTWLIAYHHAPQLDTNPVTATTGYPLGIALSILGGFYAQAETIAAVPLGFAAVFLVLLSGVKVIDDATDYDYDRSIRKRTVAVAVGPDRAYAVAYGLMVAALLVVIAFAAARVFPPTAVLAALAFAAVAAVARRAPPELATMLLIRGSYVFLAVLVAAVWFEPLSHFW; this is encoded by the coding sequence ATGTTCCTCGCGAGACACGGGGCCGGCGCCGGGGCGACGGCCCGGGCGTTCTGGTCGCAGGTCCATCCCGTGTTCATGCTTCCGCCGCTCGCCGCCTCCCTGTTCGGGGCGCTCCTGGCTCGGGAGGTCGCCCCGGGGGTCGCGGCGGTTCACGTCGTCGCGATGTTCGCGGCGGTGTACACGGCCCACATCAAGGACGGTTACGTCGACTTCTACGTTCGCGACGAGGACGACGACCACCCGCTGACCGAACGGGGGTGTCGCGTCGGTCTCGCGCTGTCGACGGCGACGTTCGCGTGCTGCTGTCTCGTCCTCCTCGCGCTGGTCGACTGGACCGCCGTCGCGCTAACCGTCCCGACGTGGTTGATCGCCTACCACCACGCGCCACAGCTCGACACGAACCCCGTGACGGCGACGACCGGCTACCCGCTCGGGATCGCGCTCTCGATCCTCGGCGGCTTCTACGCGCAAGCCGAGACGATCGCGGCCGTCCCGCTCGGCTTCGCCGCCGTCTTCCTCGTCTTGCTGTCGGGTGTCAAGGTGATCGACGACGCCACGGACTACGACTACGACCGCTCGATCCGGAAGCGGACCGTCGCCGTCGCCGTGGGTCCGGATCGCGCCTACGCTGTCGCGTACGGGCTCATGGTTGCGGCGCTACTGGTCGTCATCGCCTTCGCCGCCGCGCGGGTGTTCCCGCCGACCGCGGTCCTCGCGGCGCTCGCCTTCGCCGCGGTCGCCGCCGTCGCCCGACGCGCGCCGCCGGAGCTGGCGACGATGTTGCTCATCCGGGGTTCGTACGTCTTCCTCGCCGTCTTGGTCGCCGCCGTCTGGTTCGAGCCCCTCTCCCACTTCTGGTGA
- a CDS encoding GNAT family N-acetyltransferase translates to MELVEASADDLDALADRWHSLAKAMEEYSELNALDADVTEGTAEEGFRAHLDDEEVTDYLVVREGETIGFVTLREGRHPSRQYSTYLRIVNLAIDDGCRNRGHGTAVVERVRELARERGCDHLKVSCEWENEGARRFYRNADFQPKQVDYA, encoded by the coding sequence ATGGAACTCGTGGAAGCCTCCGCAGACGATCTCGATGCGCTCGCCGACCGTTGGCACTCCCTTGCGAAAGCGATGGAGGAGTACTCCGAACTGAACGCACTCGACGCGGACGTGACCGAGGGGACCGCCGAAGAGGGCTTCCGCGCGCACCTCGACGACGAAGAGGTCACCGACTACCTCGTCGTCCGCGAGGGCGAGACGATCGGCTTCGTCACGCTCCGCGAGGGCCGCCATCCGTCCCGGCAATACTCGACGTACCTTCGTATCGTCAACCTCGCTATCGACGACGGCTGCCGGAATCGAGGCCACGGTACGGCGGTCGTCGAGCGGGTGAGAGAACTCGCTCGCGAGCGAGGCTGCGATCATCTCAAAGTCTCCTGCGAGTGGGAAAACGAGGGCGCTCGCCGGTTCTATCGCAACGCGGACTTCCAGCCGAAGCAAGTCGACTACGCATAG
- a CDS encoding redox-regulated ATPase YchF, whose translation MLSIALAGKPNAGKSTFYTAATMAEVDVANYPFTTIDANRGVSYVRTECPCLERDERCNADNCEGGKRYVPIELLDVAGLVPGAHEGKGLGNQFLDELTNADVIINVVDASGGTNEKGEPVDVGEHDPLEDIDFVEEEMDLWLAGIVDRNWESIERKSRSPDFDIDDALAEMLSGFGASPKQIATVLRDLDYPEDPIQWEDEHREALARDVRRRTKPIVVAANKIDVAPEENVERLLELDKPVIPTTAEGELALRRAADNGLVDYGPGDETLEIGDDVTDAQREALEGLAETMAEHGGTGVQGALDYAVYDLLEHLTAYPVEDASKWSDGSGNVLPDAFLLPRGSTPVDLAYAVHSDIGDGYLHAVDAKSTREVGEGYELEEGDVIKIVSTN comes from the coding sequence ATGCTCTCGATCGCTCTTGCCGGAAAACCCAACGCCGGCAAGTCCACGTTTTACACCGCGGCGACGATGGCGGAGGTGGACGTCGCCAACTATCCCTTCACCACCATCGACGCCAACCGCGGCGTGAGCTACGTCCGGACCGAGTGTCCCTGTCTCGAGCGCGACGAGCGCTGTAACGCCGACAACTGCGAGGGCGGCAAGCGCTACGTCCCGATCGAACTGCTCGACGTCGCGGGGCTCGTCCCGGGCGCCCACGAGGGGAAGGGCCTGGGCAACCAGTTCCTCGACGAACTCACCAACGCGGACGTGATTATCAACGTCGTCGACGCCTCCGGCGGGACCAACGAGAAGGGCGAACCCGTCGACGTCGGCGAGCACGACCCGCTCGAGGACATCGACTTCGTCGAGGAGGAGATGGACCTCTGGCTGGCGGGCATCGTCGACCGCAACTGGGAGTCCATCGAGCGCAAGTCCCGCTCGCCCGATTTCGACATCGACGACGCGCTCGCCGAGATGCTCTCGGGTTTCGGCGCCTCGCCGAAACAGATCGCGACCGTCCTGCGGGACCTCGACTACCCCGAGGATCCCATCCAGTGGGAGGACGAACACCGCGAGGCGCTCGCCCGCGACGTTCGCCGGCGGACCAAGCCGATCGTCGTCGCGGCGAACAAGATCGACGTCGCGCCGGAGGAGAACGTCGAGCGCCTGCTCGAGCTCGACAAACCCGTGATCCCGACCACGGCGGAGGGCGAACTCGCCCTGCGCCGGGCCGCCGACAACGGCCTCGTCGACTACGGCCCCGGCGACGAGACGCTAGAGATCGGCGACGACGTCACCGACGCCCAGCGCGAGGCGCTCGAGGGACTCGCCGAGACGATGGCCGAGCACGGCGGGACGGGCGTCCAGGGGGCGCTCGACTACGCGGTGTACGACCTGCTCGAGCACCTCACCGCGTACCCGGTCGAGGACGCCTCGAAGTGGTCCGACGGCAGCGGGAACGTCCTCCCCGACGCCTTCCTGCTCCCGCGAGGCTCGACGCCGGTCGATCTGGCCTACGCCGTCCACTCCGACATCGGCGACGGCTACCTCCACGCCGTCGACGCGAAATCGACTCGCGAGGTCGGCGAGGGGTACGAACTCGAGGAGGGTGACGTGATAAAGATCGTGAGCACGAATTGA